ATGTAGGTATAATAACGATTATTGGATTTTAATGTAATCCGTAACATCCGATAAATCAGCAGGAGGTAGAGGCCAATCAAGACTGTCCCACCAATAAAACCAAAATCCTCACCGATAACTGTAAAAATCATATCACTTTCACGAACCGGAATGAGCAGATTTGTTTTATTGAACCCTAGACCTTTCAGACCACCGCTACCGATAGCAATCAAACTTTGTGCTTGTTGGTAGGTTGTTGACTGGGCGTGTTTAAAGGGGTCTAACCAAGCTGAAATACGGTTGATTTTATAGGTGTCCATTCCCATATTATGCAGGAAGGTTGTCCCACCTGGCGATACAAAAATCAGCATAAAGCCTGCAACCAGTACCAAGATGGTCACAGCTGTCGGTAGGAGAATTTTCCATGACACCCCCGACAGGAGAAGCATCCCGCTGAAGATGGCCACGAATACCAAAGAAGTTCCCAAGTCACTCTGCAAGGCCAGTAGCACCAAAACAGGAAGAGTAAAGAGAGACATATAACCAATCAGCATAAAATCTTCTCGAAGACCTCGTTCAGTATGATGCTTATGGAAGGTGACAATAACCCTTGCAATCATGACAATATAGGATATTTTCATAAATTCCGACGGCTGAAAGAGGGTCATTCCTCCAATGGTTACCCAGTTTTTCGCACCTGTCGAAGCCACCAAGTCGGGACTATAGAAGAACAGGGGAAGGACCATCAATCCTAGGCCAAGTACATATAAAAATGGAGTTATCTGCCAGAGAAATTTGGTCGAAAAGAACATCACCAGGAATGCTGCTCCGATTCCAATACCTATCCAGGCAATTTGTTGCCCCACCATTTGTAGGACGCTATCTGGATAGTCCTGGCTCACTGCAATAAAAAGAGCTAAGATGCCTACAACCAATAAAAAAAAGACTGGTAAAATGAGAGAGTAGTCAATTCGACTATCTATCGTTCCTCTGTATTTCATAGATTACCTCATACTTTCGTTTCTAAGAACTGGCATTCACAAGTAAAGTGCTAAACTGTGAATACAGCACTAAATATAGCTTTTAACATTATAGCAAAAAAAACGAAAAGGCTCTAGCAGGAAGAAAAAATCATCTGGTCAACACACTAAAAACTCGAACATTTATCTACAATGTATACTAAGACAAATGGCAATCATTTTGGCAATCACGCACGAAAACATACTAAGATTAGTAGTGAGGAAATCTCCGACGGGAGAAAGTACTCACTACTTTTTCTTTATGATAAAGTAGAGGTGTCTTGTTAAGTCGTAGGGCTTTTTGACGCTAGACGTCGCAACAAAAACTGGCAAGACACCTGTTTTAGAAAGAATGTTATCAAAGTATGTGGGACGCCAGACGTCGAGTATTGAAAATGACATCACTAAAACAAGGAATCATTCAAGACCAAGAGGTAATATCATGCGTGCAGTTTTTGGGATTGATGTGAGTAAGGCCAGTTCAGAAGTGACCATTCTAGTCAATAGTGAGAAAGTTCATGGCTATACCATGTCCAATGACGCCATCGGCTTTGCTCGGCTACTTGGCGATTTGAAAACCGTCCATAAGCCAGAAATCATCTTTGAAGCAACAGGTGTCTACTCTCGTCGTCTTCAAGCTTTTCTGGATGAACATAGCTACGCTTATACACGGCTTAATCCCTTAGAAGCTAAGAAGCAACTGGATAGCTTGCGTGTGCGGAAAACAGATCAAATTGACGCCGAAAAACTGGCTCAATCTCAATTTGTACTGAATCGTAAACCCACTTATGTCCAAGAAGAAGTCTACCAAAACTTGCGGGATCTCAGCCGTTTCTATCAGAATCTGACCGAGGATATTGTTCGAGCTAAAAACCGTCTGCACAAGGTCTTACAAGTCACTTTTCCTGAATTGGAAACTATCTTATCAACACCATCTGGCGAGCAATACTGGAACCTGGTCATAGCTTTTCCTTGCAAGGACTTCGTTCTTGAGTTAAGCAAGGACGAACTCTCAGAGAGCATTCGTCAGTCCACCTCAAAACGGATTTCGGACAAGCGTGTGGCGTACTTAGCAGAGAAACTTACAGCACTAGCTAATCAATCGTATTGTGCCGTCAAGAAAACCTCTCCAATGCTGGAAGAGGTTCATTACTATGCAAAAGAATTGCTTCGGCTTTCTGAACAGAGACAAACTGTCCTAGACCAAATGGTGGAACTAGCTCAGCCATTACCTGAATATGACATTCTGCTCTCTATTCCTGGAATAGCTGAGACGACTGCGACAAGTATTATTGGTGAACTGGGAGATATTCGCCGTTTTCAGTCTACCAATCAAATCAATGCCTTTATCGGTATTGACCTGAGACACTATGAATCGGGTAACTTTTTAGCTAAGGAACACATTACCAAGCGTGGCAATCCCTACGCTAGAAAGATTCTGTTCAAATGTATTCACAATATCGCTTCAGCTAGTCACACCAATCCTTGCCATATCGCCGACTTTTATGAGAAACGAAAAAGACAATCGCAAACGACTTCTACGAAGCCACACACGATTGCCTCCATACATCGTCTCATTCGGACAATGTATTACCTCATAACGCATAACAAACTTTACGATTACACTTTAACCCAAAGTCAGTAAGATTGTTTATGCAATATTATTGTAACACCTTATCAAAAATTTTCAACATAAGGTGTTAATTTCGTGTACTCTTTTTTACACGAAACTTTAGTCCAAAAGAAAACAATTTCCTTATTTTGACTATTGAACTCAACATATTTTTCATCAAATACCTTGATAGACTTGACAAATGGTAGAAAAAAGCCCTCTCCAATTTCTTGGAAAAGGCTTTGTATCAACATTTCTGTAATGTAAATATGGTTTCTTATTTGAGACCGTATTTTTTGTTGAAACGATCCACACGTCCATCTGCTTGAGTGAACTTTTGACGTCCAGTATAGAATGGGTGTGAGTCTGATGAAATTTCCACACGGATCAATGGGTAAGTTTCACCTTCGAATTCTACAGTTTCGCTAGTTTTCTTAGTTGAACCACTAAGGAACTTGTAGCCAGTAGTTGTGTCCATGAAGACAACAGTGCGATATTCTGGATGGATATCTTTTTTCATTTTAAAAATTCCTTTCTGCCATGGTCTCTTTCCGAGCCATAGATTATAACCATTTAAGTTTACCAAAACTTTTTTCTTCTGGCAAGTCTTTTTACCGATTTTTCAAAGATTTTTAACAGATTATAGGACAGAGGCTCCAGAAGCAAGATCAGAAGTCACTCTTGCCCCAAATCCACCTCTGGATGGGCTCCCCAAACTATCTGAGATTCGCTCCCTACCTGCCAGTATTTTTTCTGTAAGTCCTGAGGTCACAAATATCTTCCCATCGAGACCTATCAAGACCGCCTCAAGACCATCCGTCTCTTCGACTTCTTTCAAAGTCTGATTTATGGTTTGACCGAACAGTCTGGTCGTCCAAATCTCCCCATCGACAGAGTTTTTTGACACAATGCTCACACTGGCAAGCGGACTTTGGATAGGATAACCCGTTTGAGAACTTAAAATGTGATGATAGGTCTGACCATCTACCGTGAGGCTACGTTCGTAAATACCAGAGGTGACAACCGACTCTTCGCCTATCTTGAGGACGAGGGCATTTTCTCCACGCGCTTTCTGAGGATCCTGAATACCAATTCTCCAATGGCCATCTGGATTATGCGGAGCTTGTCCAAACGTCAAGACATTGCCTCCCAGGTTAATCAGCCCAGCCTCCACACCTATTCTTTTCAAGAAGTCAACAATCTTATCTGCTACATATCCTTTAGCAAGAGCACCCAGATCAATGGCCATGCCTTCTTTTTTTAGATAGACCGTCTGCTCTTGGTCATATAATTCAATGTCCCTTGGATTGATGAGTTGGAGTTTTTCACTGATCATTTCTTGAGTTGGAAGTTTAGCATCGCTAAATCCAATCCGCCAGCTTTGCACAAGTGGACCGATGGTAATATTCAAAAAAGATCCCTGAGCCAGACTGTGTTCTTTGCCCAATTTAATCAATTCATACAGGTCATCGGCAACAGGAACTGCTTGAACACCAGCGTTTAGATTGACCTCCATCAATTCTGACGTCAAATCATTGGCAGAGAATCTGTCCTTATATAGATAGAGCAACTCTTCAACCTGATCTAAAATTGGTTCTGCATCTGGGTGCCAAATTTTAGTTTCTATGATGGTTCCCATTAGACGAAGGGAACGGCTACTTGCTTGCATTCCTCACAACCTCTTGAATTTCTTGATAGATTTGCTCATTTTCGGAAAGGGAATAAGAGTTAGCACCGCTGGCTAGTGGGTGGCCACCGCCATCGTGGCGCTTGGCAATCTCGTTTATCGGAATGTACTTGCTGCGTAAACGAACCCTGTAATTTCCGTCAGTTTGTTCCACAAAAATCCCCCAAGATTGTACAGTGCCAATCCGTCCTGGAGCTCCAACGATAAATGATGTATCCGCATCGGTCACCCCGTATTTTTTGAGAATGTCCTGTGTCAAAATGACCCGTGCTGCACCGTGCTCATCAACTTCCAAGTTGTCGTAAACGTAACCTGTCAGCTTGGCAATCTTGAAATCAATGGTATCCATCTGGCGAGACATCCTTGCAAAGTCAAAATCTTCCTGACGAAGGCGGGCAACAATTTCAAAAGTGCGTGAGCTAGTCGCCGGATAAAGAAAACGTCCCGTATCGCCAACAATACCAGCATATAGCAGTCGAGCAGTTTCCCCATCCAATTCCAACTGGCTTTGAAGGCCCAATTCTGCAATCATTTCACTGCATGAGCTAGCCTCAGTATTGACCCAGAGCAGGTCACCATAAGGCTCTTCATTTGGATGGTGGTCGATTTTTATCAGGAATTCACCCTGAGTGTAGCGGTCATCATCCACACGGGCTGTATTGGCAGTATCCGTTACGATAACCAAGGCCCCTTGATAATCTTGGTCGGAAACCTGATCCATTTCTGCCATCCAAGCAAGATTCGGCTCATTGAAACCGGTCACCTTAATGGTTTTTTCAGGAAAATTCTTCTGCAAGAGCTTCTGTAAGCCAACCTGACTACCGATAGCATCTGGATCTGGTCGTTGGTGACGATGAATGATAATAGTGTCATATTCGCGAATTTTTTCGATAATTGTACTGTAAATAGTCATAGCAACTCCTTTTCATCATTTTAGCATAAACTTCCCCTTTTGAAAATGATGGGAGTATGGTATAATGAGATTACTATGTAATTTGGAGGAAATTATGGCACTAGCAAAAATTGTTTACGCTAGTATGACTGGTAACACAGAAGAAATTGCTGATATCGTCGCCAGTAAGCTAGAAGAGTTGGGTTTGGAAGTACAGGTGCACGAATGTACGACCATTGAAACAGAAGAAATCTTGGATGCTGACTTAATTGTCGTAGCCAGCTACACTTATTCTTATGGTGGTGATGGTGAGCTTCCAGATGAAATCGTTGATTTCTATGCTGACCTAGCGGACTTGGATTTGACTGGTAAGGTGTACGGTGTTTGCGGTTCTGGTGATACCTTCTATGATGACTTCTGTAGTGCAGTAGATGACTTTGATGTCATGCTGGGTTCACGTGGTGCAGTCAAGGGGGCTGAAAATGTCAAGGTAGACCTTGCTGCTGAAGACGAGGATATCGTAAACCTAGAAAAATTTGCAACTGACCTTGCTGCCAAAGTAAATGAATAATCAAATCAACCAGTAACATCTGTTACTGGTTTTCTTAAAAGGAGAAAAAATGAATCTAGATCATATCCGGGAAAATATTAACGCTATTGACAGTCAATTAGTTGACTTGCTTGAACAACGCATGAAGCTAGTTGACCAAGTCACAGCCTTTAAGCGAGCAACTGGCAAACCTGTTTTGGACACTAGCAGAGAAAACGCTGTACTTGAACGAGTTGGAAACCTGGTTCAAAAGGACGACTACCGCTCAGCTATTCAAGCGACCTTTAGCGACATCATGGCCCAGTCCAGAGCCTATCAAGCTGGAAAACTAGCTAGCGATGACCAGTAAAGGTAAACAAATACTTCAACTCCTGCTCTTTTCCGTCCTCATGGGACTGTTAGCTGGACTGGTCACCACACTTTTTGGGAAAATTCTACTAGAGGTTGGAGACTTACGATCTGAATATTTTACTTTTCTAATCCCCTTTCTGCCACTTGCCGGGGTGGTGATTGTTTTCATTTATCAAAAATGGGGGAGGGAAGTCCAAGCAGGTATGGGCTTAGTCTTCAAAGCTGGACAAGGGGAGAAAGTGCAAATTTCTCCAGTCTTAGTACCGCTCATCATCTGCACGACCTGGCTCGGCCATCTTTTTGGGGCTTCCGTTGGTCGTGAAGGTGTGGCCGTTCAGCTTGGAGCTAGTCTTTCGCATTGGCTACGGAAACAAGGTTTTACAGGTTTGTCCAAGGATATAGTAACGAAGATGGGTATGGCAGCAGGTTTTGCTGGGCTCTTTCAAACGCCCTTGGCTGCCAGTTTCTTTGCTATTGAGGTCTTGATCGTTGGTCAATATGCTTGGAGAAATTTGGTCTATTGTTTAATAGCTGCCTTTACAGCCTCTACTACCTCACATTTATTGGGCTTGGAAAAATTTACTCATACCATTTCGGTCCCCACTTTCCAGTTTACAGATAGTTTCAAATGGATTTTTATTGCCCTATGCTTTGGGGTTATTGGTAATCTTTTTGCCTGGCTTTTAGAACAGGCAAAAAGGTATTCGTCTCGCTGGTTGCCAAATCCTTACATTAAAATAGCTATCCTGGGAGTTGGACTAAGCGTTATACTTTTCTTCTTCCATCAAGGTCGTTATGCTGGTTTGGGAACCAATTTGATTGATGCTAGTTTGGTTGGGGAGCATGTATTTGCTTATGACTGGCTACTCAAACTTCTGCTCACTTGCTTGTGTTTAGCTGCAGGTTTTCAAGGTGGTGAGGTCACTCCGCTCTTTGCTATTGGCGCTAGTTCTGGAGCTCTTTTAGCTGGATTACTTGGCCTACCAGTAGAACTTGTTGCAGCCCTTGGCTATTGTGCTGTGTTTGGCTCTGCAACCAATACCTTACTGACACCGATTTTAATCAGCTACGAGGTATTTGGTTGGAATATCATCCCCTATGCCATTCCAGTGCTTGCCCTAGCTTATCTTGTAAACAGAAAACAGACGATTTATGGACAGCAGATAAGAAAATTTTAAACACAAACATACTAAGATTAGTAGTGAAGAAATCTCCGACGGGAGAAAGTACTCACTACTTTTTCTTTATGATAAAGTAGAGGTGTCTTGTTAAGTCGTAGGGCTTTTTGACGCTAGACGTCGCATCAAAAACTGGCAAGGCACCTGTTTTAGAAAGAATGTTATCAAAGTATGTGGGACGCCTGACGTCGAGTATTGAAAATGACATCACTAAAACAAGGAATCATTCAAGACAAAGAGGTAATATCATGCGTGCAGTTTTTGGGATTGATGTGAGTAAGGCAAGTTCAGAAGTGGCCATTCTAGTCAATAGTGAGAAAGTTCATGGCTATACCATGTCCAATGACGCCATCGGCTTTGCTCGGCTACTTGGCGATTTGAAAACCGTCCATAAGCCAGAAATCATCTTTGAAGCAACAGGTGTCTATTCTCGTCGTCTTCAAGCTTTTCTGGATGAACATGGCTACGCTTATACACGGCTTAATCCCTTAGAAGCTAAGAAGCAACTGGATAGCTTGCGTGTGCGGAAAACAGATCAAATTGACGCCGAAAAACTGGCTCAATCTCAATTTGTGCTGAATCGTAAACCCACTTATGTCCAAGAAGAAGTCTACCAAAACTTGCGGGATCTCAGCCGTTTCTATCAGAATCTGACCGAGGACATTGTTCGAGCTAAAAACCGTCTGCACAAGGTCTTACAAGTCACTTTTCCTGAATTGGAAACTATCTTATCAACACCATCTGGCGAACAATACTGGAACCTAGTCATAGCTTTTCCTTGCAAGGACTTCGTGCTTGAGTTAAGCAAGGACGAACTCTCAGAGAGCATTCGTCAGTCCACCTCAAAACGGATTTCGGACAAGCGTGTGGCGTATTTAGCTGAGAAGTTGATAGCACTAGCTAATCAATCTTACTGTGCCGTCAAGAAAACCTCTCCAATACTAGAAGAGGTGCGTTACTATGCAAAAGAATTGCTTCGGCTTTCTGAACAGAGACAAACTGTCCTAGACCAAATGGTGGAACTAGCTCAGCCATTACCTGAATATGACATTCTGCTCTCTATTCCTGGAATAGCTGAGACTACTGCAACAAGTATTATTGGTGAACTGGGAGATATTCGCCGTTTTCAGTCTGCCAATCAAATCAATGCCTTTATCGGTATTGACCTGAGACACTATGAATCGGGTAACTTTTTAGCTAAGGAACACATTACCAAGCGTGGCAATCCCTACGCTAGAAAGATTCTGTTCAAATGCATTCACAATATCGCTTCAGCCAGTCACACCAATCCTTGCCATATCGCCGACTTTTATGAGAAACGAAAAAGACAATCGCAAACGACTTCTACAAAGCCACACACGATTGCCTCCATACATCGTCTCATTCGGACAATGTATTACCTCATAACGCATAACAAACTTTACGATTACACTTTAACCCAAAATCAGTAAGATTGTTTATGCTCTATCATTGTAACACCTTATCAAAAATTTTCAACATAAGGTGTTAATTTCGTGTACTCTTTTTTACACGAAACTTTAGTCCAAAAGAAAACAATTTCCTTATTTTGACTATTGAACTCAAAATATTTTTCATCAAATACCTTGATAGGCTTGACAAATGGTAGAAAAAGCCCTACACTCAAATTTTGGTCGAGGAGAGCGTAGGGTGGCGGATAGTCAGAAACCTGCTTTGCAGTAGGTCTCTTTACTATACCCATTTTATCAAATTTGAAGGGTAAATCAGTGGCATACTTTAGAAAAAGGGATAACGGATGGGAATACCGTATCTCCTATAAAGCCCCAGACGGCTCATATAAGCAGAAATCCAAGTCTGGATATAGAACCAAGGCGGAGGCTGTTCAGGCTGCCTCACAGGCTGAAATTGAGCTGTCCAATGGCATTGTGGAAGATAAGAACATTACCCTTGCGGAATACTTTGAAAAATGGATGGAAATCCACAAGAAGCCTCATGTTGGACCAGAAACGTTTGGTAAATATGAATACACCCTTAAACTGATTACTATATACTTTCACGAAACGAAACTTTCGAAAATAAACGCCACTTCTTATCAAAACATAATTAACGAATTAGCAAAATGTTATGTGAAAGAAAGTGTCAAAAGGTTCAATTCGCACATAAGGGCATCAATTAAAGTTGCTATCCATCAAGGGATTTTAAAAAAAGATTTTACCGAAATTGTTAAGATTTTCTCCGATGTCGAATCCAAGAAAGAGGAGGATAAATACATAGAGCTAGATGAATACGAACAATTAATCACAGATTATCGAAAGACAATCAAGTACCAGTCTCACTTCTTCCTGTACACTATCGGAAAAACTGGACTTCGTTTCTCGGAAGCAGCAGGCATTACAGAGCCTATCGTTGACCGTGAAAATATATGTTTACGAATCCGCAGGACTTACAAAGTTTATGGAAAGAAGAAAGGTTGGGGACCTACTAAGAATCCACAATCAGAACGAGATGTGCCATTTGATAGTGAGTGGCTGAAAGCATACGACGAGTACATGAAAGTTGGATATATAGACAATCCAGATAAAAGATTATTTACCAAATTGACCGGGACTGGCGAAAATAAAATTTTAAAGAAAAAGACACGTCAAACATTTAATGTACACGGCTTACGTCATACTTACGTTAGCTGGTTGATCTATCATGACGTGGACGTTGTAACCATTGCCAAGTTAGTAGGACACAAGGATGCAACCGAAACATTGAAAACATATTCGCACCTATTCAAGGCTAAACAAGAAGAATCATTCGACAAAGTCAGAAATTTAATGGAAAAATTTGGGGCGAATTTGGGGCAAGAAAGTTAAAAACCCTTGTGTATCAAGGGTTTTCGTTGTATTTCTATCTCCCCTGCAGGAATCGAACCTGCAACTAATTCTTAGGAGGAATTTGTTATATCCATTTAACTAAGGGAAGCTACTCTTCTATTTTAACTCATAAAATAGAAGATTGCAAGGTCGGGCTAGTCCTTACTTGATATTCGATATTTTTCCATTTTCTTTTTAAAGAGTTCGGCATTGCTTGGAGCGGTATAGGAAATGGCATTGGCTCCTGCTTCGATAACACGACGGATGGATTCTTCAGTTGGACCGCCTGTCGCAATGATAGGAAAATCTGGAAGAACTTCACGTATTTTTTTCACTACCTCAGGAGTTTCTAGTCCACAGGAAACGTTTAAAATATCTACGCCGGCCTCAATTCGTGATAACAAGTCTGCCTTCTCTGAAACGACTGTGTAGATAATGGGAATATCAGCCATCTTGTTAATTTGCTCAATCGTTTTCACGTTAGTAGGACCATTGACCACAACAGCGTAAGCTCCTTCGGACTCAGAAAGCAAACTCATATTGGCCGACCGCATTCCTGTCGTTAGTCCACCACCAACACCAGCTAAAACCGGGACAGAGGCAACCATCATAATACTTTTAAGGATGGCTGGACTAGGAGTAAATGGATAAACTGCTAAAACGGCATCTGCATTATGATTGGCAATAATCGCCACATCCGTTGTAAATAAAACCGAGCGGATCCGACGACCATAAATGCGAATGCCGCTGCATTCCTTAATAATGTCAGGTACTTGCACAATATCCTGGCGTAAATCAGACAAAACAGACGGAATAACTTGTTTGCTCATACTAGACCTCCTCTGTATATATAGTAACAGTATAACATATTTTTATGTAGGGAGATATAGTAAACATCTATTCTTGATTGTCCTTTATATAGTCGAGTGAAGAGCTTTCAGACAAGGAACTGAGGTGCAGGCAGCTAGAACAGCCTAGAGGGGGTTCTAGGTTGGAAATAAGACTTGCGAAGCAAGTCACTTTAGTAGAGTACAGCAAAGCGAAAGTGACGATGTATCAAAGCTCTTCAAATGACTATACATACAGACAGGTCAGATAGGAAGCTAGCTCTATAAACAAAAAAAGAAGCAACTTTTGCTGCTTCCTCCCATCTTAGCGACGGATTTCTTTGATACGCGCTGCTTTACCTTGCAATGCACGTAGGTAGTACAATTTAGCACGACGTACTTTACCGTAACGTACTACTTCAATCTTATCAACACGTGGAGTGTGGATTGGGAATGTACGCTCAACACCTACACCACCAGAGATTTTACGTACAGTGTACATTTCTGAGATGCCTTGGCCTTTACGAGAGATAACAACACCCTCGAAAATCTGGATACGTTCGCGGTTACCTTCGACAACCTTAGCGTGAACACGTACAGTGTCACCAGGACGGAATGAAGGGATGTCAGTACGAAGTTGACCTTCTGTCAAACTTTGGATCAATGGATTCATTTTATTCTCCTATCTTTGTCAATCATAGGTGCTTTTAAACCCAGCGGATAAACTGTATTTTTGTGCGTCCATTACACACAAAATAAATTATACTAAAATCCTCTTCTCTTGTAAAGAAAAATACTTAAAATATTTAAAAAACAAGCGAAAAATCGCCTGTTTTACCATCTTATTTAGCTGCTTTATAAAGCTCGTCAACTTTGTTCCACTCCTCAGCTACAAGGGCCTTGCTCCTTGTAGCACGGAAAGCCCGATTAGCTTTCCTAGAGGACTGACTAGTTTTTTCTCGGAAAAAGATCGTTTCCTCGAAAAAACGTCGCAGTAAGCTAGTAGATTAGTTGCTGAGAGCCTCTTTATACAGCTCATCTACCTTATTCCAGTTAATCACTTCAAAGAAAGCTTTGATGTAGTTTGGACGGACGTTACGGTAGTTGAGGTAGTATGCGTGCTCCCAAACGTCTAGTGCCAAGATTGGTTTCAAACCTTGCATAATCGGTGTGTCTTGGTTAGCAGTTGAGATAACTTCCAACTTGCCATCTTTATTGACTACTAAGAAAGCCCAACCTGAACCGAAGCGAGTTGTTGCTGCTGTAGTGAATGCTTCTTGGAAGGCTGCAAATGAACCAAAAGTCGCATCAATATCGGCTGCCAATTCTGCTGAAATTTCTGTTTTTTCTGGTGAAAGCAATTCCCAGAAAAGTGCGTGGTTAAGGTGACCGCCACCGTTGTTGATAAGTGCTTGACGGATGTCAGCTGGAATTTGCTCCACATCTGACAAGAGTGCTACCAAGTCTTCGCCGATTTCTGGGTGTTTTTCAAGGGCAGCATTGGCATTTGCAACATAAGTTGCATGGTGCTTGTCATGGTGCAGGGTCATTGTTTCTGCATCAATATGTGGTTCCAAGGCATCGTATGCGTATGGTAAATCTGGTAAAATAATTGCCATTTTTTGTACTCCTATACTAATTGATAGTCCTATTGTACTCCATAATGAGAGCCTTTTCAACTTTTTTGTCTGACTATAGACTTGAAATTTTTAGTAACGCTAGGTCAAAGAGGTAATCTTTCTCAAACACACCTGTTTTAATTTGGTAGTCTGTTTCAATCAACAATTTGACCACCTTTTTCAGAAATCCAAGAGATAAGTAGCGCGAATCCCGAAGTGCAAATTTGATTTGATAGGGATTGACCTTTCGCCCCATGATTTCTGACAATTCTGCTACCATTTGTGGCTCACTCTTGCCTTGTTCTCGAAGAAGTTGAACCTGTAAATAAGTACGGAATTGGGTCAGCATAATGGCGATCAACTTGATTTCATCCTCCCCCTGTAAGCGTAAGTCACGAACAAGTTGACGGGCCTCGTCGATGTTCGATTGGAGAACCATTTGGGTCAAGTCAAAAATATTGTCCTGCAGCGTCTTGGGAATAGCGGCATCAATATCTGCCATCCTAATCAGATTTTGTCCCTTGTAAGACTGTAAAAAGGCTAGGTTTTTACTAATTTCTGCAAAATCAAAATTAGATTTGACCAATAAGTATTGAAAAACATCGGACGCCATCTGCAAGCCTAGTTGATTGGCCTCTTTTTGAAAATGGTTCTTTAAATCCATTTCTTTCAAAGGACTGGCTTCTAAAACAAGACCATCTCGTTTGAGGAGTTTGACCAGGCGACGCTTGCTGTCCAACTTACCTGGGGCTAGGATTATCAAACGGGTTGTTTCGACAGGATTTTCCAAATAAGCCTCAAACTGCTTGAGCTCGTCATCCGTCAAATACCGCTTTTTATCCGTCGTCAAATCGGCAAAATAGTCTAATATAACTACTTTTTCATCTGAAAAAAATGGCAAAGATACCAAATCCAAATCGACCTGACTGTAGTCAGCCTCAGACATATCAAAATAGGCAAAACCCAAATCTGCGGGATCAAAATCCACCTGCCTTAAAAGTAAGTCCTTGGCAATCTGATATTGTCCAACATCCTCACCGCATAAGACTGTCAGGGACCCTAAATGTTCTTTTCTTAACTTCTCAATCTGTCCAATAATTGTCATATCATCCTCTACTTCTCTCTCCATTTTACCATAAAAAGACACCCAGTAGGTCACTGGGTGCTGGCTAACCAAGTTTTTTAGCAGTAGGTGGAATCATCAGCTTCCTGTCTTGCTGACTTGTAAATGGGACAAGGGGAGGACGAGATCTTTCCATA
The nucleotide sequence above comes from Streptococcus sp. 29887. Encoded proteins:
- a CDS encoding FtsW/RodA/SpoVE family cell cycle protein codes for the protein MKYRGTIDSRIDYSLILPVFFLLVVGILALFIAVSQDYPDSVLQMVGQQIAWIGIGIGAAFLVMFFSTKFLWQITPFLYVLGLGLMVLPLFFYSPDLVASTGAKNWVTIGGMTLFQPSEFMKISYIVMIARVIVTFHKHHTERGLREDFMLIGYMSLFTLPVLVLLALQSDLGTSLVFVAIFSGMLLLSGVSWKILLPTAVTILVLVAGFMLIFVSPGGTTFLHNMGMDTYKINRISAWLDPFKHAQSTTYQQAQSLIAIGSGGLKGLGFNKTNLLIPVRESDMIFTVIGEDFGFIGGTVLIGLYLLLIYRMLRITLKSNNRYYTYISTGYIMMLLFHVFENIGAATGLLPLTGIPLPFISQGGSSIVSNLIGIGLVLSMSYQSHLADEKEEVRLRKYRKITLER
- a CDS encoding IS110 family transposase, whose amino-acid sequence is MRAVFGIDVSKASSEVTILVNSEKVHGYTMSNDAIGFARLLGDLKTVHKPEIIFEATGVYSRRLQAFLDEHSYAYTRLNPLEAKKQLDSLRVRKTDQIDAEKLAQSQFVLNRKPTYVQEEVYQNLRDLSRFYQNLTEDIVRAKNRLHKVLQVTFPELETILSTPSGEQYWNLVIAFPCKDFVLELSKDELSESIRQSTSKRISDKRVAYLAEKLTALANQSYCAVKKTSPMLEEVHYYAKELLRLSEQRQTVLDQMVELAQPLPEYDILLSIPGIAETTATSIIGELGDIRRFQSTNQINAFIGIDLRHYESGNFLAKEHITKRGNPYARKILFKCIHNIASASHTNPCHIADFYEKRKRQSQTTSTKPHTIASIHRLIRTMYYLITHNKLYDYTLTQSQ
- a CDS encoding type B 50S ribosomal protein L31 — encoded protein: MKKDIHPEYRTVVFMDTTTGYKFLSGSTKKTSETVEFEGETYPLIRVEISSDSHPFYTGRQKFTQADGRVDRFNKKYGLK
- a CDS encoding FAD:protein FMN transferase, giving the protein MQASSRSLRLMGTIIETKIWHPDAEPILDQVEELLYLYKDRFSANDLTSELMEVNLNAGVQAVPVADDLYELIKLGKEHSLAQGSFLNITIGPLVQSWRIGFSDAKLPTQEMISEKLQLINPRDIELYDQEQTVYLKKEGMAIDLGALAKGYVADKIVDFLKRIGVEAGLINLGGNVLTFGQAPHNPDGHWRIGIQDPQKARGENALVLKIGEESVVTSGIYERSLTVDGQTYHHILSSQTGYPIQSPLASVSIVSKNSVDGEIWTTRLFGQTINQTLKEVEETDGLEAVLIGLDGKIFVTSGLTEKILAGRERISDSLGSPSRGGFGARVTSDLASGASVL
- a CDS encoding DHH family phosphoesterase — encoded protein: MTIYSTIIEKIREYDTIIIHRHQRPDPDAIGSQVGLQKLLQKNFPEKTIKVTGFNEPNLAWMAEMDQVSDQDYQGALVIVTDTANTARVDDDRYTQGEFLIKIDHHPNEEPYGDLLWVNTEASSCSEMIAELGLQSQLELDGETARLLYAGIVGDTGRFLYPATSSRTFEIVARLRQEDFDFARMSRQMDTIDFKIAKLTGYVYDNLEVDEHGAARVILTQDILKKYGVTDADTSFIVGAPGRIGTVQSWGIFVEQTDGNYRVRLRSKYIPINEIAKRHDGGGHPLASGANSYSLSENEQIYQEIQEVVRNASK
- a CDS encoding flavodoxin, with the translated sequence MALAKIVYASMTGNTEEIADIVASKLEELGLEVQVHECTTIETEEILDADLIVVASYTYSYGGDGELPDEIVDFYADLADLDLTGKVYGVCGSGDTFYDDFCSAVDDFDVMLGSRGAVKGAENVKVDLAAEDEDIVNLEKFATDLAAKVNE
- a CDS encoding chorismate mutase, giving the protein MNLDHIRENINAIDSQLVDLLEQRMKLVDQVTAFKRATGKPVLDTSRENAVLERVGNLVQKDDYRSAIQATFSDIMAQSRAYQAGKLASDDQ